The genomic window CGAGTCGGGCGGCGCCGTGACCGGCGACGCCCGGAGCGTCGGCCTCGGCAGGGTGGACCACCCGCTGCTCGGCGGCCTCACCGAACTGGCCGAGGGCGACCGTACGGTGCTGACCGGACGCCTGTCGCTGCAGACCCACCCGTGGCTCGCCGACCACGCCGTGGCCGGCGGAGTGCTCTTCCCCGGCACCGGATTCGTGGAGCTCGGCCTGCTCGCGGGCACCGAGACCGGGGCGGGACGGCTCGGCGAACTCACCCTGGAGACCCCGCTCCTCCTGCCGGAGCAGGGCGGCGTCCGCGTCCAGCTCGTGGTCGGCCCCGCCGACGAGTCCGGCCTACGGCCGCTGGGCGTGTACTCGCGCTCCGACAGCGACGAGCCGGGGGAGGAGTGGGTGCGGCACGCCCAGGGCGTCCTCGAGGCGGACAGCGGCGCCGCGGTCACCGACGGCCTGCTGCAGTGGCCCGTCCCGGGCGCCGAGCAGGTGCCGATGGAGGGCTTCTACGAGGGCCTGGCCCAGGTCGGTTACGGATACGGACCGGTCTTCCAGGGCCTGGAGTCGGTCTGGCGGCTGGACGGCGACGTCTACGCCGAGGTGGCGTTGCCGGACTCGGCCGCCCAGGAAGCCGGACGGTTCGGTCTGCACCCCGCCCTGCTCGACGCCGCTCTGCACGCCATGGAGATGGGCGACTTCGGCGGCGAGAGCGGACGCGTGACCCTGCCGTTCTCCTTCACCGGGGTGACCCTGCACGCGGTGGGCGCCGGACGGGTGCGAGTGCGGCTGCGCCCGCAGGGCAAGGACACGGTCGCGCTGCTCGTGACCGACGCCACGGGTGCGCCCGTCGCCTCGGTGGAGTCGCTGGTGGTGCGGGAGGTGGCGGCCGAGCGGTTCGCGTCCGGGCCGCGTACCAGCGACGGAACGCTGTTCCGGGCCAACTGGGATGTGCTCGCCGCCGCGCGGGGCGGCGACCGGACCGTGGACGGTGCGTCCGCGGCCGTGATCGGCGCCGACCGGGCGCGGGTGGGCGAGCTGCTCGCCGCCTCCGGTGTCGAGTACACCGAGTACACCGGGGTGGACACGCTCGCCGCCGCCATCGACGAGGGCGCCGCGGTGCCGGACGTGGTCTGGGCCTGGTGCGGCGCCGGGCCGGACGTCGACAATCTCGCCGACGCCGCCCGGAAGGCGACCCACCGGGCGCTGGCCCTGGCGCAGTCCTGGCTCGCCGAGGACCGGTTCGGCGGGTCCCGGCTGGTCGTGGTCACCAGCGACGCGGTCGCGACGGGGCCGGGCGAGGGCGTCGCCGGACTGTCCAAGGCCGCGGTCTGGGGACTGCTGCGTTCGGCGGCCACGGAGAACCCGGGCCGGATCCAGCTGGTGGACATCGACCGCCGCACCGAGTCGGCCATCGCGGCCGCCGGCGTGGTGACGGCCGCGATCGCGGCGGGCGAGCGCGAGGTGGCGCTCCGCGCGGGCCAAGGGCTGGTTCCCCGGCTCGCCAGGAACGCGGCCGGGCGGGTCCTCGAGGCCCCCGCCGGCACCTCGGCGTGGAAGCTCGGCACCACGGGCGGAGGCACGCTGGACAACCTCTCGCTGCTGCCCGACCCGGCGGCGGAGGAGTCGCTGGCCCCCGGGTACGTGCGGATCGCGGTGCGCGCCGCCGGCCTGAACTTCCGTGACGCGCTGATCGCCATCGGCATGTACCCCGACGATCACGCCACCATGGGCGGCGAGGGCGCCGGTGTGGTCCTGGAGGTCGGCCCGGGCGTGACCGACCTGGCCCCCGGAGACCGGGTCATGGGCATGATCAACGCCTCGTTCGGGCCCATCGCGGTCGCCGACCGGCGGCAGATCGTCCGCATGCCGCGCGGCTGGACGTTTGCGCAGGGTGCCTCCGTGCCGGTGGTCTTCCTGACCGCCTACATCGGCCTGGTGGAACTCGGCAAGCTGCAGGCGGGCGAGTCCATCCTGGTGCACACCGCCACCGGCGGTGTGGGCATGGCGGCCGTGCAGCTCGCACGCCACCTCGGCGCCGAGGTGTACGCCACGGCCAGCCCCGGCAAGTGGGACACCCTGCGAGCGATGGGATTCGACGAGAAACACATCTCCTCCTCCCGTGACCTGGACTTCGAGTCGCGCTTCATGGAGGCGACCGGCGGCCGGGGCATGGACATGGTGCTGGACTCGCTCGCCCGCGAGTTCGTCGACGCCTCCCTGCGGCTGATGCCCAGGGGCGGGCGGTTCCTGGAGATGGGCAAGATCGACGTGCGCGACCCCGAGGTCGTCGCCCAGGACCACCCCGGGGTGAAGTACACGGCGTACGACCTGGTCTCGGCCGACTACGACTGGGTCCAGCGGATGCTGGTCGAGCTGGTCGAGCTCTTCGACAGCGGTGCGCTGCACCCCCTCCCGGTGACGGCGTGGGACGTGCGGCGGGCCCCGGACGCGGTGCGGTACATCAGCCAGGCCCGGCACATCGGCAAGAACGTGTTCACCATGCCCCACGCCCTCGACCCCGAGGGTTCGGTGTTGGTGACCGGTGGCACCGGCGGCCTGGGCCGCGAGGTGGCACGCCATCTGGTGGCCGAGCGCGGAGTGCGCAACCTGGTGCTGGTCTCCCGGCGCGGGCCGGACGCGGAGGGCGCCGCCGACCTCGAGGCCGAACTGACCGAGGCGGGCGCGTCGGTGACGCTGGCGGCCTGTGACGTGGCCGACCGCGCCTCGCTGCAGCGGGTGCTGTCCGGCATACCCGCCGACCACCCGCTGACCGCGGTCGTGCACGCGGCGGGCGTACTCGACGACGGTGTCATCGACACCCTGTCGCCGAAGCGGATCGACGCGGTCTTCGAGCCGAAGGTCGACGCGGCGTGGAACCTGCACGAGCTGACCCGGGAGATGGACCTCGCGGAGTTCGTGATGTTCTCCTCCGTCGCCGGTGTGTTCGGCAGCCCGGGACAGGGCAACTACGCCGCAGCCAACTCGTTCCTGGACGCGCTCGCCGCACACCGTCGCGGCCTCGGCCTCCCGGCGGTCTCACTGGCCTGGGGCCCGTGGGAGCAGACCGGCGGCATGACCGGCACCCTCAGCCAGGCGGACATGGTGCGCATGGCGCGCGAGGGCATGGCGGCCCTGTCCACGGCGGGCGGTCTGCGTCTGCTGGACGCCGGCGCCACGAGCGAGGACGCCCTGCTCGTGCCAATGCGGCTGGAGACCTCCGCGCTCAGCGGCCAGACCGGCATCCCCACCCTGCTGCGCGGTGTGGTCCGGGTGCGGAGCAAGGCGGCGGCCGACGGGAAGGCGGCCGCTCCCCAATCGGCCAAGGTGCAGCTGGCCGGTCTGGCCGGAGCCGAACTCGACCGGGCGCTGCTCGATCTGGTGCGCGGCAGTGCGGCGATGGTGCTGGGGCACAGCGGCGCCCAGTCCATCGAGCCCGACCGCTCCTTCCAGAACCTCGGTTTCGACTCACTGGCGGGCGTGGAGTTCCGTAACCGGCTGAACTCGGCCACCGGGCTTCGCCTCCCCTCCACGCTGATCTTCGACAACCCTACGCCCGCGGCGCTCGCCGAGTATCTGCGCGGCCGGGTGGCGACGGACAACCCAGCCGAGACGGACGTCGATCCGGAAGAGGCCAGGATCCGTGCCCTTCTCACGTCGATTCCGCTGGAGCGGCTGCGCCGCGCAGGTCTGCTCGACATGCTCACCGAGCTGGCGAGCGGCAAGGAGCAGGCCGAGAAGGACACCGAGGAGAAGGCGAGGGACTCCATCGACGCGATGGACGACGACGACCTGATCGACATGATGCTCGGGGACCTCGACAGCTGACGACCTGCGAGTCCCCCCGGAGACCTCCTGGGGGGACTCGCGGTCCCGGCCCACGTCTCGCAGAGCGTCGGCGTCGCGGGTGGCTCTCACCCCAAGAGACTTCAAGAAGAAGAAAGGCTCAGTGAACCCGATGACCGCAAAGGTCTTTGCGACGGAAGCGGTGCATTCGCTTCCCGAGTTCGAACAGAGGGCCCTGGCCATCGGCCAAGCGCTCCGCGAGCGCGGGGTCAGCGACGGCACCCGGGTCATGCTGAAGGCCGGCAACTCCGCCGGTTATGTCGGGGCCCTCCTCGCCCTGATGCACACCGGCGCGTCGATCGTCATGGTCGACCACCAGGAGCGGGCGGAGGCCACCCAGCGCATCTGCGACCGGGCCGGGGTCAAGATCTGCGTGGTCGACGACGACACCCCGATGCCCGAGAGCGGCCCGGCCCGGGTCACCATCTACGAGCTGCTCATGGCGTCCATGGAGCAGACCCCCGCCGAGCGGCGGCTGTCCCTCGACACCTGGTGCGAGCTGCCCGACGGCCTGATCATGTGGTCCTCCGGATCCACCGGGGAGCCCAAGGGCGTCGTCAAGACCGGGGCGAAGTTCCTGAAGAACCTGGAGCGCAACGCCCAGCAGGTGGGCCATCGCCCCGATGACGTCCTGCTGCCACTGCTGCCCTTCTCCCACCAATACGGGCTGTCCATGGTGCTCATCGCCTGGCTGGTCAAGTGCTCGCTGGTCATCGCGCCCTACCGGCGGCTGGACCGGGCGATGACCATGGCGGGCACCTGCGGGGCCACGGTGGTCGACGCCACCCCGGCCAGCTACCGCAGCATGCTCAACATGATCGGCCGCAAGCCCGCCCTGGCGGACGAGCTGTCCGGTGTCCGGATGTTCTGCAGCGGGGCGGCCCCGCTGGACCCCGGCCTGGTCGCCGACTACGTCAAGCGATTCGGACTGCCCCTGCTGGACAGCTACGGCAGCACCGAGGCCGGGAACGTGGCCTTCGCGACCGAGGACAACGCGGTCGCCTGCGGGCGGGCCGTCGAGGGCCTGAAACTGCGGATCGTCGACGACGAGGGCGCCGTCCTCACCTCCGGCGAGGTCGGGGAGATCCAGATCCACTCGCCCGACCTGATGGAGGGCTATCTGGCGGAGGACGGCACGGTCACCTCCGTCGACCCGGCCAGGACCGACTGGTACCCCACCGGCGACTTCGGCTATCTGGACGGCGGGGACAACCTCTTCGTCCTCGGCAGGAAGGCTGCGGCGCACCGCAACGGCCACACGCTCTACCCCGAGATCATCGAGCACAAGCTGGCCGCGGCCGGCTGCCTCGTCAAGGTCGTCCCGGTCCCCGACGAACAGCGCGGCTGCCAGCTCTTCTTCTTCGTGGAGGACGAGCAGCGGCGCGAGCCGCGGCACTGGCGGGAGCCGATCACCTCCCTGCTACCCGACTTCGAGCACCCCAACCGCATTCACGTCCTGGAGCGATTCCCCCTGAACCGCAACGGCAAGCCCGACAA from Streptomyces sp. DSM 40750 includes these protein-coding regions:
- a CDS encoding SDR family NAD(P)-dependent oxidoreductase, translated to MSSMLRGSSDSDESGIQARPDRSENPGELPSLAPDFQELPDHEQRRVLLDLVRAHVAAALRSESPRTLDTESSFLDLGLDSLAAVNLHRGLVAATGLTLEVSLAFDYPTPSRLVDHLHRQIFPVATDDTDPERAVVGSDDPIAIVGMSCRFPGGVNSPEDLWKIVSEGVDAITPFPADRGWDLDALYSPDPDRPGTSYATEGGFIHDAPEFDAEFFGISPREALAMDPQQRLLLETSWEVFERAGIDVTELRGSRTAVFTGAEHHDYGPHLQNAKSGLEGYALTGIAGSVASGRISYTFGFEGPAWTVDTACSSSLVSLHQAAHSLRQGECDLALATGVATMPTPGDFILFSRQRGLSSNGRCKAFGAEADGTSWAEGVGVLLVERLSDARRNGHEVLAIVRGSAVNQDGASNGLTAPNGHSQQRVIRQALANAELTADQIDVIEAHGTGTSLGDPIEAQALIATYGESRPEGQPVWLGSLKSNIGHTQAAAGVGAVIKMVMAMHHGILPKTLHVEVPTPHVDWSSGGVALLAEQRAWPETGRPRRAGISSFGMSGTNAHAIIEQAPPQEPAPTDADADTASQPVSWLVSARSEEALRAQAARLREHAVRHPDARPVDVGWSSAVTRAALEHRGVVVASDREGLLRGLAAVAEETDAPGLVLGRSTAQRLAFLFTGQGAQRLGMGRELYETYPLFADVFDEACDYLEVRLGTSVLDVVFGPEDDDAATGDELNQTMFTQAGLFAFEVALFRLLESWGVRPDFLMGHSVGEIAAAHVAGVLSLEDACALVAARGRLMQELPAGGAMVAVQASEQEVAESLEGREDHVSLAALNGPTSVVLSGDEDAVLELADHWEAQGRKTKRLRVSHAFHSPRMDAMLEEFGQIAACLAYSTPAIPVISNVTGDVAGAELTTPEYWVRHVREAVRFDDGMRRLADQGVTTCVELGPDAVLTAMGQDCLDAVGADAAFVPLARSGRAEAQTLAEAVATLYANGVGVDWDAVYSGRGAHRVALPTYAFQHKRYWLESGGAVTGDARSVGLGRVDHPLLGGLTELAEGDRTVLTGRLSLQTHPWLADHAVAGGVLFPGTGFVELGLLAGTETGAGRLGELTLETPLLLPEQGGVRVQLVVGPADESGLRPLGVYSRSDSDEPGEEWVRHAQGVLEADSGAAVTDGLLQWPVPGAEQVPMEGFYEGLAQVGYGYGPVFQGLESVWRLDGDVYAEVALPDSAAQEAGRFGLHPALLDAALHAMEMGDFGGESGRVTLPFSFTGVTLHAVGAGRVRVRLRPQGKDTVALLVTDATGAPVASVESLVVREVAAERFASGPRTSDGTLFRANWDVLAAARGGDRTVDGASAAVIGADRARVGELLAASGVEYTEYTGVDTLAAAIDEGAAVPDVVWAWCGAGPDVDNLADAARKATHRALALAQSWLAEDRFGGSRLVVVTSDAVATGPGEGVAGLSKAAVWGLLRSAATENPGRIQLVDIDRRTESAIAAAGVVTAAIAAGEREVALRAGQGLVPRLARNAAGRVLEAPAGTSAWKLGTTGGGTLDNLSLLPDPAAEESLAPGYVRIAVRAAGLNFRDALIAIGMYPDDHATMGGEGAGVVLEVGPGVTDLAPGDRVMGMINASFGPIAVADRRQIVRMPRGWTFAQGASVPVVFLTAYIGLVELGKLQAGESILVHTATGGVGMAAVQLARHLGAEVYATASPGKWDTLRAMGFDEKHISSSRDLDFESRFMEATGGRGMDMVLDSLAREFVDASLRLMPRGGRFLEMGKIDVRDPEVVAQDHPGVKYTAYDLVSADYDWVQRMLVELVELFDSGALHPLPVTAWDVRRAPDAVRYISQARHIGKNVFTMPHALDPEGSVLVTGGTGGLGREVARHLVAERGVRNLVLVSRRGPDAEGAADLEAELTEAGASVTLAACDVADRASLQRVLSGIPADHPLTAVVHAAGVLDDGVIDTLSPKRIDAVFEPKVDAAWNLHELTREMDLAEFVMFSSVAGVFGSPGQGNYAAANSFLDALAAHRRGLGLPAVSLAWGPWEQTGGMTGTLSQADMVRMAREGMAALSTAGGLRLLDAGATSEDALLVPMRLETSALSGQTGIPTLLRGVVRVRSKAAADGKAAAPQSAKVQLAGLAGAELDRALLDLVRGSAAMVLGHSGAQSIEPDRSFQNLGFDSLAGVEFRNRLNSATGLRLPSTLIFDNPTPAALAEYLRGRVATDNPAETDVDPEEARIRALLTSIPLERLRRAGLLDMLTELASGKEQAEKDTEEKARDSIDAMDDDDLIDMMLGDLDS
- a CDS encoding class I adenylate-forming enzyme family protein, with the translated sequence MTAKVFATEAVHSLPEFEQRALAIGQALRERGVSDGTRVMLKAGNSAGYVGALLALMHTGASIVMVDHQERAEATQRICDRAGVKICVVDDDTPMPESGPARVTIYELLMASMEQTPAERRLSLDTWCELPDGLIMWSSGSTGEPKGVVKTGAKFLKNLERNAQQVGHRPDDVLLPLLPFSHQYGLSMVLIAWLVKCSLVIAPYRRLDRAMTMAGTCGATVVDATPASYRSMLNMIGRKPALADELSGVRMFCSGAAPLDPGLVADYVKRFGLPLLDSYGSTEAGNVAFATEDNAVACGRAVEGLKLRIVDDEGAVLTSGEVGEIQIHSPDLMEGYLAEDGTVTSVDPARTDWYPTGDFGYLDGGDNLFVLGRKAAAHRNGHTLYPEIIEHKLAAAGCLVKVVPVPDEQRGCQLFFFVEDEQRREPRHWREPITSLLPDFEHPNRIHVLERFPLNRNGKPDKRQLEQLALDLTPGAKA